A portion of the Malania oleifera isolate guangnan ecotype guangnan chromosome 3, ASM2987363v1, whole genome shotgun sequence genome contains these proteins:
- the LOC131151937 gene encoding probable N-acetyltransferase HLS1, whose product MVDNIENRILIREFNEDRDIEEVEKLEKNCEIGSKRGISIFTNMMGDPLCRIRLYPVHVMLVAELLQNGELVGVVRGCIKYVGTGFMGAHVKMGCILGLRVSPRHRRMGIGLKLVKSIEEWTVRNGAHYIILATEESNIPSKNLFTVKCNYSKFISLVIVVQPVSSPTKHLCQDIKIEKLHTDQAISFYENRFGGKEMYPMDIDAILKGRLSLGTWISYFKEGNWNGEMISSTRTPSSWVIFSIWNSCEVYKLQIRKSLPLKCFHATLSHARDKIFPCLKMPIIFDSFENKPFGFLFLYGLYGEGERLAEIMKCVWSFASRMAENVKDCRVIMAELGASDPLRWHVPQGSSMSTIKDLWYLKKVCSPASDEDELMMMGQVGDMFVDPRDF is encoded by the exons ATGGTTGACAATATAGAGAACAGGATTCTAATAAGGGAATTCAATGAAGACAGAGATATCGAAGAGGTGGAGAAGCTTGAGAAGAACTGTGAGATAGGGTCTAAAAGGGGAATCTCCATATTCACTAACATGATGGGTGACCCTTTATGTAGGATTAGGCTCTACCCTGTTCATGTTATGCTG GTTGCTGAGTTGCTACAAAACGGGGAGCTTGTCGGAGTTGTTCGAGGTTGCATCAAGTATGTGGGGACTGGTTTTATGGGAGCACATGTGAAGATGGGTTGCATATTGGGCCTTAGAGTTTCTCCTAGGCACCG GCGGATGGGCATCGGGTTAAAACTTGTCAAATCAATTGAAGAATGGACAGTAAGGAATGGGGCACACTACATTATCCTAGCCACTGAGGAATCCAACATTCCCTCTAAGAATCTCTTCACAGTAAAATGCAATTATTCAAAGTTCATCTCTCTAGTCATAGTTGTTCAACCAGTCAGTTCTCCCACCAAGCACCTATGTCAAGACATAAAAATTGAGAAGCTGCACACAGATCAGGCCATCTCCTTCTACGAGAACAGGTTTGGAGGAAAAGAGATGTATCCAATGGACATTGATGCAATCTTGAAGGGAAGACTCAGCCTTGGCACATGGATATCTTATTTCAAAGAAGGGAACTGGAATGGAGAAATGATCTCCAGTACTAGAACTCCGAGCTCCTGGGTGATCTTCAGCATATGGAATAGTTGCGAGGTCTACAAACTTCAAATAAGGAAGTCCCTTCCACTGAAGTGTTTTCATGCAACTCTTAGCCATGCAAGGGATAAAATCTTCCCTTGCCTCAAAATGCCAATTATCTTTGATTCATTTGAGAATAAACCCTTTGGTTTTCTCTTCCTATATGGGCTCTACGGAGAGGGGGAGAGGCTTGCGGAGATCATGAAGTGCGTGTGGAGCTTTGCATCAAGAATGGCAGAGAATGTGAAAGACTGCAGGGTGATTATGGCTGAGTTGGGAGCCTCTGATCCTCTCAGATGGCATGTTCCCCAAGGATCCTCCATGTCCACCATCAAAGATCTCTGGTACTTAAAGAAAGTTTGTAGCCCCGCCAGTGATGAAGATGAGTTGATGATGATGGGACAAGTAGGGGATATGTTTGTCGACCCAAGAGATTTCTAG